AATTTTTTATTTGATTAATTTCTGCCACTTCTTTTTTAATCAACATGATATCCTGGCTCAAGACCAATCCGGAAAATAGCAATAATGAAAATAGAATTAAATTCTTCATCAGAAAATTTTACTCCAATATACAAAAAAGAGAAGCAAAAGCTTCTCTCTATTGAGGTAATTCGGGTGACCTCATTTTGTATTTGTAACTATGTAAGGTATTCAGAAAATTTTCAAGATCTGTTAACTCCTCATCTGAAAGATTTAATTTTTCCAGCATTTTAGACTTATGAGGAGCAAGCGGGCTGTCTCTGTTTCTTTTTTCATTAGGCATTCCGGCATTATACATATTCAGCACTCCTCTAATATTAGGAAACAAACCATTATGCATATAAGGAGCTGTCTTAGTAACTTCCCTCAACGTAGGAGTCTTAAACTTACCTACATCTTCATTTTTTTTTGAAATATTATATAATCCGAGATCTTCATATTCGCGTCCAAAATAAGTGAGTCCAACATTATGAAATTTCTGATCCGAGAAATAAGAAGAGTTATGACAATTAATACAATTAGCCTTTGTTCTGAATAAATGCAGACCATTGATTTCTGAATCAGTAAGTATTTTCTTTTCTCCTGAAACAAAGCGATCAAACTTTGATTTCGGACTTACAATTGTTCTCTCAAAGGTAGCAATCGCTTTTGTTATTCTTTCTTCTGTTACCTTTTCATCGCCAAAAGCTTTTAGAAAATAACTTCTGTATCCTTTTATCTTAGCTATTTTTTTCACAGCCAGTCTTGAATGAAAATTCATTTCTAGAGGATTTTCAATCGGTGCTTTCGCCTGATCTTCCAGAGTAGCCGCTCTCCCATCCCAGAAATATTCTTTAGCATAAACAATATTCAGAATGGTAGGCGCATTTCTTGTTCCCAGTTGTCTGTCATGACCATAAGCCACTCTTCGTCCATCTGCCCAGGCCAGCTCAGGATCGTGACAGTTTGCACAGGAAATCTGTCCAGATTTTGAAAGCCTCGGATCAAAAAACAAAACCTTACCGAGTTCTTCTTTTGCTTCAGAATAGGGATTATCTTTTGGAAACTCCGGTTTTGATAAAGGTCCGATATCTTTAAATCCTTCTTTAGCTTCATCAAAAAGGTGAGGCTTGGGCCAAAGATTCTGGTTTCCGCTTCCGTATAGTTCTCTTAATTCGCTGCTCGTATATCCTTTTTGGATCACATTAAAATCGGAAAAAGAATAGGTTAAAAACAACACTGCTGAGAGCGATAAAAAATACTTCATAACTTTCTAATAAAACAATGATATTCCCGCATTGAAGTATAGATTAGGATTTCCGTTGTAATCGGTGTTTTGCTTCAATTCTTTACTCAATGGGAAAAGTGTTGCAAAATTAGTAAATATTTTCAGGCTTGTCTTGGGACTTACCTTCTGATAAAACTGCAATCCCAGCTGAGGACCCATTTTTGAAGTTCTGTCGAACTCATAATCATTTTTAATAACATGATCATACAGTAAAGTATTGGATGAAGCAGGGGTATATTGCAGGCTTTCATTTACAGGAAAATAAGACATGGCTCCCACTTCGAGATTTATTTTTTGAGTATCCCTGTAAAAAATATCTTTGTTAACTTTTATATTTACATTCAGGCTTTTAACATACTTATAAGTAATTCCTAATAAATCAATCGCTGAAAAATCATTATAAACTCCTTCTAAGGTCGCTCCAAACTTAATCTTCTTTCCTTCTCTCAAAAGGAAATTCTGAGTAAAAGCTATTTTATCTAAAGTCATTCTATAGTTTTGCCCAAACTCTTCATTATTATAATTATCTCCAGTAATACTTTGGAAATTGACATTGGTCATGAAATCCATTTCGTTTCCTTTATACCAGTAATTAGCGTCGGTTTTATAGTTAACAAGACGATATTTCATTTTTCCCAGACTTTCTTCAAAATAGGTATTGCTGCTTTGATCTTTTTCAAACAGCTCCTGCATTTTTTTGCTGTAACTAAAGCTAATATTAAAGAAATTTTTCTGATTTTCAAATGAATATCCGGCTCCGAAATTTTTATCTATTGTTCTGTAACTGTAATCGGAATATGAAGGAAAATAAATCAATCTGCCATAACCATTTGAAAATCTAACGAAATAATCAGGATTTGCAGGAGCATTAACCGCTTCGTTCACAGCGATCAGATCATAAGTTTCAGATTTTCTGCCTAATCCTCCGAAAACAGATACATGATGATTTCTGTAACGGTAACCTCCAAAAATCTTACCGGAATAATCTGCTGTAGAAATATCAGGTCTCGGATCCGACTTTCTGTAGGAACTTTGATTTCTGTAATCCACCGTTGCGCCCAATTCCAGCCCTCTCCATATCTTATAGGACAAACCTCCCTTAACGCGGTAATTTTGGGTTTCCCAATTCGCTTTTTTAGGTACAAAAAGATAATTAGGATATAATACAAACTGATCTTCTGTTCGCTCATTCGTTAAATTATACCCCATTCCTTTTTCAGTGATGAACTGATAATCAAAACTTCCCATTAATCTTAATTTATCAGAAATATTGAAAATACCCTGCGTGGTAAAGCCAAATTCATTGATTTCTTCTGCAGTCTGGGCTCTTTTCATATTCAAATTTTTTACGGAAGCGTTAAGATTTGTTTCTGTAAAATCTGAAAATTTTTGGTTAGAAAACTGAATAGGATTTTCCCATATCTTGTTTAACTGTTGATAATAAACCTGATTAGTCGGGATAAAAATACTATCATTCAGCTGTGCCGAAACATAGCCAAATGATAGAGAAGAAATTATATATAAACTTTTAAATTTCATTGTCAATTATAATTGAAATCCTCTCGGATTCGCCTGTTGTTTTACAAAATCGTTTGCTGAATTGTTTGAATCCTCTAAAATTTTTCGCTTGCTGCCATCGGACATCGTAACCTCAGATTTTGTTTTTCTGATAACTGCCTGAGAATTAAACGAAGCGTCGCACGAAATGAAAGTTGCATCCACAGAAGCATTCAACATTTTTGGTCGCTGAGAGTTCGGATTATAATGCTGAAGATCTACCCCATCAATAATTACACTATTCGGAATTTGCTTGTAATATCTTGTACTTGTTGTAACGGTCGATACAGAAGGGTCTGCATATTGAGGAAAATCAGCAAAATTATTAGCTTTGAAAATCGCGAAGCTGTCTCTTCCCAAATTATCTATAATAAAATCGTTATTAGGACTCCAGCTTCCGGTTCTTCCCCAATAGGCAATATCCATATCTTTTACAGCAGGATTCTGTATATCAAACTTATAAACGGACTCACCAATTGATAGATTAAAATCTCCCAAATACACCTCGAAATCTGCCGTACTTAAGTCAACAGTTAAAGAAGGATTCTGAATACTGATCGGAGCTCCCGTATTATCTACCAGGGGAATTTTATGATTCATCCCATTTTGGGCAATTACAATACTTTTTCCCGGAAAAATAGGATATTGCGTTCCGTTACCCGGAATTTTTAATACATAATCTGCATACACATAGTCGGTATTTGCTGAAGTCCCGCCAATCATTCCGACAGATTTGCTCCAGTCGAATTGTCCGTTTGCCTGAGAATAATTATTATTTGACGTATTTGTATTGGTCTTGCCATAAAGCTGCGCGATATACAAACCATCTGCATAAATGGTTTCATTCGAGTTGTTGTAAATTTCTATAAACTGATCTCTGAAATTAGCCCCTTGTGTAGGGTGAGATCCTGCATAATAGATTTGTTTAATCAGTAAATCTCCAACTCTTGCTCCTTTTAGTTCTATAAATGTAGTCTGAATATTTGCATTGATAATTGCATTTTCCTGAACTCCGTTAAAAGTAATTTCTGAACCAGAAGAAGCATATCCAAATGTTGAATTAAACTCATCAGCAAGCATTTTTTTGGAAACTGTAACTTTATAAGTTCCTGGAATTACACTGGCAAAATTGGCAAATCCATTTGCGTCTGTAGTTTCGGTATATGTATCTCCTGAATTATTATTAACTAAAACTACGGTTGCATTTTTTGAATGCAATGTGTTATAGGCGGCATCATATTTCACTTCTACTCTAAAAGTTGTCGGCTGAAGATTATTCCCTTGATTCCCGAAATCATCGTCTCTGCAGGAAACCAACAGCAGCATTATTGTTAATAAACTCAATAACTGTTTCATAATGTTTATTTATAAGGTAATTTTTAAAATTGATATTCTATTTTTGCTCCGAAAGAAAGCTTTAGTAAGTCGGATTTAAGGGTCTCTGTATATTTTCCCTCGGTTGTTTTTCCCTGAACCTGTTTTAAATCCAGAAAATTGTTGGCATAAAATGAAAACTTAAATCCGTTCTGAAAATCTTTAGAAATTTTAAGGTTGAAATTATGAAAGACCTTTCCCAGTTTCTCACTGTTATCATCAATTCCTGTTTCTTTAATGCTTGAAAACAGTTTAGGATCATTAATCTCATCCTGGGTAAGCATCACCTTTTCAAGATCTCTGTTGATATAGGCATAAAGTAGTTTAGGGTTAAAGATCACTTTATCATCTATAAAGAAATGTTGGGATCTTAAAGAAATGACCAAGCCTGCTTTCGGTAAATGATAATTTAGAGAAATACCCATATTCATTTGTTTATATTTTGACTCAAAAGGCCTGTAGATTCCGTAAACAGCACCGTCTTTATAGCTTGGTGGAAGAAAATATTTATCCGTATTCGAGTTGTTTCGGGTCTCCACGTAAGCGCCGTTAATGTCTAAACTTATATTTTTAACAGGAAGTTTAAAAAGACTCATCATTAATTCTAATCCTTTATCTTTCGACTTCAGATTATTTACAATTTTATTCTGCAAATAATATAAATTGCTATAATTAACAATTTCATAGGTAGGCGTATTTGTTCCGTCGTAAGTGAATTTAAGATTAGCCTGCTGTCTCTTTGAAGCAAAATATTCATTGGTAAAGCCGTCATACAGATTATTATAGTATGCTGTTAAACCTACATTTCCGAATGGAAATTTATAATCTACTCCAATTTCTGACCTGATACTTTTTGAGGGTTTCAGACCTAAATTATCAGCATAGTCCACAAAAGTCTGAACAACTCCAATATTATAATATCCAGGAAGACGAATATCTGCCAAAATCTGATCATAATAACGAGCTCCCGTATAGATCATATTAATAGAAGGAGCCTTGGAGGCGATCCCGAATCCTCCTCTAAACTTGAAATTTTTATAAATAAGATAGGTGTTAACCCTTGGCTGCAAGACAGATGCTCCAAACTGATTATCATAACGTAAACCTGCATTTAAATTGAAGGTGGAATGACCAATTTTCTTGAAAATATTATCTTCTGCATACAGGGAAAACTGATATTCAGCCTTCACATTCTGTCCAAAATTATAAGGTCTGAACCCCTGCCCTCCACTAGCAAATACCTTATTGAGGGTTTCAGGACTTCCTAAGCGGCCCGCTCCTTTATTATCACTACTCCTGAAGGATGTCCCAATCAGGAAATTATGAACCCATCCGGTCTCTGTTTTTAAATTTTTCTTCAGATCAGCAGAAACAAAAACTGAAATAGGTTTTCCTTCCACTTCCTGTGCCTGTCTGTAATTTATGGGGGTATAAGCCCCTACATAAACTCCTTCTGTGGTACTGGTTCCCACAACATCACCTCCACTGCTTACAATTTTCGATTCATAAGAGTTTTGGTAAGCCTGAGTATAATTTGCGTTAACAGCCAAATTATCAAAGAACCAGTTTCTGAATCTCCAGTTAAAACGGTTGGATATTTTAAAGTCTCTTTTTTTGTTTTTAGTAATTGTTTGTCTGATGTCCTCCTCTTCAAAGTTGGCATTATCAAAATTACGTCCATACTCTACAGATAAAGAGTTGCTTACGTTTTTATTTTTGTTATAAACCGTCCACATTAAACTTGTATTGATCCTTTGATAATTATTAAACTTTGTTCGCGGATCAGAATTAGAGCTCAGGTAGTTGAGATTAACATTTAAAAATCCCATTTTACTTACCTGTAAACCTTTATTTAGATTATATTCCTGTGTGCCCTCTCTTAACGCCACATAAGCTCTGTAGGGAGTTTTACCGCTTTTTTGCTGAATATTGACCAACCCTGAAGTTAAATCACCATATTTAGCAGAAGGAATACCTTGTACCACTTCTACACTTTCGATATTTTCAACAGGTATTTCTCGGAGGTCAACTCCAAAATTAGCATTAGAAAAGTACCCTCCCTGTGCTCCAAAACCTATCGTGTTTGGCATAAATAAAGTACCTTCATTGCTAACGCTTCTGGATATAGGAGAATAATTTCCGGCGTACCCCTGCATATTTTCATTGTTTGAAAGTGGTATTCCGTCTACGACGATTGAAGTTCCGAAAGATTTGTTTCCAAAACCTTCATTTCCGTTTCCTGAAAAACTATTGGGTGTTACCGAACGGAAAACAATAGGTTTGAATTCATTTAAGTTAAGGTTATGCTGCTTTTGCCCCGGAATCTGCTCCAAAACCTCATTTAAAGAGAATGCCTGTATATTTTTCAAAGCCTCTTCTTTAATTTCAATTTCAGAATAATTTTTCTTTTTTGCGGAAAGCATTACTTCTTTGATACGAATCGAAGCAATCTGCATATCGACAGTAATTCTGTTGGCAGGAATCGTGATATACGTTCTTTTCTCTTCCAGCAAACCGGCCCTTGAAAAAACCAATGTTTCGCTCGCATTATAATTAATTTGGAATGCCCCGGAATTATCTGTCACGGTCCAGATTCCTGTATTTTCGATCCCAACTTTCACGCCAGAAATAGGCTTCTTGTTATCAGCTTCTACAACAATCCCTGTCAACGTCTGACCACTTACAGAAAGTATGACAAACTGAAAAGCAAGGAATAAAACTCTTTTCTTCAATTTTAACAATTTTTGGCAAAATTATTTATATTTTTTCTAAATAAAAATAAAATTAAATATTTTACGACTTGATAAATTTCATGAAGGTTTTTTTGCGTATTAAATAAAAAATAATTGGTTAAAAATTAAAATGATTAAATACGTTTAATTTCAATACAAATAAATTTTAACTAAAAACCAGAATTTGAAGTAAAAAGGATCAGTTTCAAAACTTGGGGAGAAATTGTTTAGATGTATTTTTTTGCCACGAATGCACGAATATTTTTATTTCCTACAGATATGACGGATTTTCACAGATGCTGCTGTCTCTGTTAGCTTTTCGCAAAGACGCAAAGATATTTTTTAATACTCTGTGTTTTTAAGGCGCAAGGATTTTATCGAAGATAAAATGGAGGGCTGATAAATAATCGCCACGAATGTGCGAATATTTTTATTTCCCACGGATCGCAAAGATTTTCACAGATGATATCGTTGATTTTCTTTGCTTCACCCTTCCGGTCTTTTATAGGTAGAAAGGTTTGGTGAGACTTAAAAACGGGAGTTGTCAAAAAACTTGGTGGGGCTTCGTGTTCAATATCTAAAGTGCAAGGAAAAGAATCTGCATCATTTGCAAAATCTGCGAGAGAAAAAAATTTCATCTTACATGATCTAAACTTTTTTGCCTAGTCCCCAACTTTTGTATTTGATCCAGTAAAAAAGAGAAAGCGGATTAAAATCCGTTCTTATTGATAATTAAGTATTTCAAAACAAAAAAAGAGAGACAAAAGCCTCTCTTTTTTAAATATTTAAATGATTAAATCTTTTAATCAAGTATTACATATGAATCGGTCTTTTCGCCGTAGCATCCAACGCCGCTTCTTTAATAGCTTCTGCATACGTCGGGTGAGCGTGAGAACTTCTTGCGATATCTTCAGCACTTGCACGGAATTCCATTGCAATTACCCCTTCTGCAATAAGGTCAGCAGCTCTTGCTCCTACGATGTGCATTCCTAAAACTTCGTCCGTTTTTTCGTCTGCAATGATTTTTACCAAACCATCAACATCACCACTTGCACGGCTTCTTCCTAACGCTCTCATTGGGAAAGATCCTACCTTGTAAGCTACACCTTCTTCCTTCAATTGTTCTTCAGTTTTACCAACTCCGGCAACTTCTGGCCAAGTGTAAACAACACCAGGAATTAAGTTATAATTAACGTGAGGTTTTTGTCCAGCCAATGTTTCAGCAACGAAAACTCCTTCTTCTTCAGCTTTGTGAGCTAACATTGCTCCTTTGATAACATCGCCGATAGCATAAATATTAGCAACGTTAGTCTGAAGGTGATCGTTTGTTTTTACTCTTCCTCTTTCGTCAAGTTCAACACCCGCTTTCTCCAATCCAAGACCTTCTGTAAAAGGTTTTCTACCTACAGAAACCAAACAGTAATCTCCTTCTACAACTACCTCTTCTCCTTTTTTATCTTTAGCTGTAATTTTTACAGTATCTCCATTTCTTTCAACCGCAGAAACCGCTGTAGAAAGCATGAACTTCATTCCTTGTTTTTTAAGAACTTTAGTTAATTCTTTACTTAAAGCTCCGTCCATTCCAGGGATGATTTTATCCATAAACTCAACTACAGTTACCTGAGCACCTAATCTCAAATAAACAGAACCTAATTCAAGGCCGATAACTCCACCACCGATAACTACCAAATGCTTAGGAATTTCCTTAAGATTTAAAGCTTCTGTAGATGTAATCACTCTTTCTTTATCTAAAGTAATGAAAGGCAAAGAAGTTGGTTTAGAACCCGTTGCAATGATTGTATATTTAGAATCGATCGTTTCTGTAGAACCGTCGTTTTTCGTTACTTTGATCTGAGTAGCAGATTCGAAGCTTCCAACACCTTCAAAAACAGTGATTTTGTTTTTGTTCATCAGATAGCTGATTCCGTCTGTATTTTGTTTGATGACCTCATTCTTACGCTCGATCATTCTTGCGATATCTGCCTGAGGCTCGTTGATAATGATTCCGTGACCTGCAAAATTGTGTTTTGCGTTCTCAAAATGCTCAGAGCTGTCTAAAAGCGCTTTTGACGGAATACATCCCACGTTAAGACAAGTTCCTCCTAAAGTTGGATATTTTTCAATAATGGCTACTGTGAAACCTAATTGTGCAGCACGAATTGCAGCAACATAACCACCAGGACCAGAACCGATTACGGTAACATCGAATTGACTCATGTTATTATATGAATTTGTTTATTATTATCTATCTTAATTCTTACAAATTTAACGATTAATTACCACGTGAGAAAGTGAGATTTGTCAAATTTTTGAGATACATATGGGATTAATTTTTACCCATTGAAAATATTATTGATTTGAGAAACAATCATTAGCAAACTTTATTATCCTTTTCTCATCTCTTTCATTGCAATCAGCACAATTTTCGGACATGACTTTAATTAATTTAGTTTTAACCATTTCCGGTTCGTCAAAATTTTCAGAATTATAAAAACCACTGTATCCAATTGAGCTACACCAATCTGAATACTTTTTACCAGACATATCAGAATCCATATATTCAAAAAATTCTTTCGGAAATTTTTCTGCATACATTCTTGCCGGAGTTCCTGTATATTCTCCCAAAGCACCATCTTGAATAATAATAGTTTTATCTAAAATCCAACGGTAAAAAGGTCGTAAACTATCATTTTTAGTTGTAACTAAATTTAATAACCTTTCAGTTTCCGGTTCGTCTGTAGGTTTGTAAACTCCTAAATAAAACTTTAAAGCTGTAGAATCACAATTTTTATTTGACACATAATATCTTACTGGTTTTTTCCAGATTGAATCGATATCTATAACATGAGTTAAGCCAAAACCATCCTGCCAAGTTTTAACTTCTTGCCTAATCGTTTCTTTTTTATGATTTGATAAAGCTTTATCTTCTTTACAAGCAAAAATAAATAAAAAGATGAAAGAGAAAACAAGAAATCTTTCAACAAAAATCTTGGATATCTTTAAATATTTCAATGATTTCCTTACATTTTTCATCAAGTAAATCTTTATATTTTTCGTCTATAAATTTTAATTTTGAATCTAGCTTTGCGAGATATTCCTTATTGTAAAGTTTTCTTTCTTTACCAATAGGATGAAATTTAATTTCGTTATAATATTTCTTAAATATAGCTAAATCAATATTACCTAAAGGCTTAATATCATTTATTCTTCCAATCAGATAATCCATTTTAAAATATCCTGAATGAATTTGGATTTGATTTGAAGTAATAGCAATTGCATTAGAACGTAGCTTTTTAATAAATCTATTACGCTTTAGCTCATCAAATTTATTCATTTGATTAAAAAATGTTAAATATTAGAGATCCAAATTCAATTTTCCCTCACCAAATTCCACAGCATTTCCAAAATAAGAACCTCCATACACATACCATTCAAGGCTTTCCATAAATTCTAGGGCATTTTCGGGAGTAATTTGTGGTCGGTCTTTTTTAGAAACAATTCCTTTATACCATTTTTCGGTTTCCGGTAAATTTTCGGATTTGATAGAATAATGAATCCAAATTCTTTGGCATAATTTACACTGCTGAATGCTTACTTCTGCATTTCTTCCATAAGTATGGTCTATTCCCAACTCAGAAGTTCTGTATTCAGTATAATTTGAAGTAGGTTTTTCACACGCGCAGCCTAATTTCTGGACTTTATTCATTGATGAAATCTTGATTTTAAATAAAATTAATAGCCGCAAATGTACGGAAAGTATCTATAAATATTATTTGGTCATGAGATCGATCAAAACCTGTTCGTATTTATCTAAAATAATATTCTTTGAAAATCTGGATCTTATAGAATTTTTTATCGCATCTTTATCATGATCTCTGTGAAGAATTTGGAGTATTTTTCTGGAAAAATCCTCATGATTTTCAATATCTGCAATTTCACCATTGGTATTATCCTGAATAATTTCGTTGATTCCTCCCGGACAATTATTCGCTAAAGAATAGGTTCCACAAGCTCCGGCTTCCAATAAAACATTGGGAAAACCTTCATATCTTGATGAAAGAATAAACAAATCGGCATATTTCAGAAACTGATACGGATTTTCCTGTCGACCATGAAAAATAACCTGTTTTAATCCAAGAAAATCTTTCATCTGATGAAGAATATCTCTATCGTGACCATCACCTAAAATATGAAGAATAATATTTTCATTTTTTAACCTTGAAAATACTTTCAGCAAATTATCAAACCCTTTTCTGGCAGATAAATTACCGATGGCCACCACATTTTTATAATTATATTTAAAGCTTTCAGGCTTTGTGGAAACTGCCAGTTTAGCATTAATAAAATCAAAATCAACAGGGTTATTGATCTTCACAATTTTCCCTTGCTTGATATTAAAATTATCGATCAGATCTTTCCGCATATCATCACTTTGTGCAATGATTCTTTGGTAGTTATTATAAAA
The sequence above is a segment of the Chryseobacterium sp. MYb264 genome. Coding sequences within it:
- a CDS encoding cytochrome-c peroxidase, yielding MKYFLSLSAVLFLTYSFSDFNVIQKGYTSSELRELYGSGNQNLWPKPHLFDEAKEGFKDIGPLSKPEFPKDNPYSEAKEELGKVLFFDPRLSKSGQISCANCHDPELAWADGRRVAYGHDRQLGTRNAPTILNIVYAKEYFWDGRAATLEDQAKAPIENPLEMNFHSRLAVKKIAKIKGYRSYFLKAFGDEKVTEERITKAIATFERTIVSPKSKFDRFVSGEKKILTDSEINGLHLFRTKANCINCHNSSYFSDQKFHNVGLTYFGREYEDLGLYNISKKNEDVGKFKTPTLREVTKTAPYMHNGLFPNIRGVLNMYNAGMPNEKRNRDSPLAPHKSKMLEKLNLSDEELTDLENFLNTLHSYKYKMRSPELPQ
- a CDS encoding DUF6850 family outer membrane beta-barrel protein, coding for MKFKSLYIISSLSFGYVSAQLNDSIFIPTNQVYYQQLNKIWENPIQFSNQKFSDFTETNLNASVKNLNMKRAQTAEEINEFGFTTQGIFNISDKLRLMGSFDYQFITEKGMGYNLTNERTEDQFVLYPNYLFVPKKANWETQNYRVKGGLSYKIWRGLELGATVDYRNQSSYRKSDPRPDISTADYSGKIFGGYRYRNHHVSVFGGLGRKSETYDLIAVNEAVNAPANPDYFVRFSNGYGRLIYFPSYSDYSYRTIDKNFGAGYSFENQKNFFNISFSYSKKMQELFEKDQSSNTYFEESLGKMKYRLVNYKTDANYWYKGNEMDFMTNVNFQSITGDNYNNEEFGQNYRMTLDKIAFTQNFLLREGKKIKFGATLEGVYNDFSAIDLLGITYKYVKSLNVNIKVNKDIFYRDTQKINLEVGAMSYFPVNESLQYTPASSNTLLYDHVIKNDYEFDRTSKMGPQLGLQFYQKVSPKTSLKIFTNFATLFPLSKELKQNTDYNGNPNLYFNAGISLFY
- a CDS encoding DUF4876 domain-containing protein; this encodes MKQLLSLLTIMLLLVSCRDDDFGNQGNNLQPTTFRVEVKYDAAYNTLHSKNATVVLVNNNSGDTYTETTDANGFANFASVIPGTYKVTVSKKMLADEFNSTFGYASSGSEITFNGVQENAIINANIQTTFIELKGARVGDLLIKQIYYAGSHPTQGANFRDQFIEIYNNSNETIYADGLYIAQLYGKTNTNTSNNNYSQANGQFDWSKSVGMIGGTSANTDYVYADYVLKIPGNGTQYPIFPGKSIVIAQNGMNHKIPLVDNTGAPISIQNPSLTVDLSTADFEVYLGDFNLSIGESVYKFDIQNPAVKDMDIAYWGRTGSWSPNNDFIIDNLGRDSFAIFKANNFADFPQYADPSVSTVTTSTRYYKQIPNSVIIDGVDLQHYNPNSQRPKMLNASVDATFISCDASFNSQAVIRKTKSEVTMSDGSKRKILEDSNNSANDFVKQQANPRGFQL
- a CDS encoding TonB-dependent receptor; this translates as MKKRVLFLAFQFVILSVSGQTLTGIVVEADNKKPISGVKVGIENTGIWTVTDNSGAFQINYNASETLVFSRAGLLEEKRTYITIPANRITVDMQIASIRIKEVMLSAKKKNYSEIEIKEEALKNIQAFSLNEVLEQIPGQKQHNLNLNEFKPIVFRSVTPNSFSGNGNEGFGNKSFGTSIVVDGIPLSNNENMQGYAGNYSPISRSVSNEGTLFMPNTIGFGAQGGYFSNANFGVDLREIPVENIESVEVVQGIPSAKYGDLTSGLVNIQQKSGKTPYRAYVALREGTQEYNLNKGLQVSKMGFLNVNLNYLSSNSDPRTKFNNYQRINTSLMWTVYNKNKNVSNSLSVEYGRNFDNANFEEEDIRQTITKNKKRDFKISNRFNWRFRNWFFDNLAVNANYTQAYQNSYESKIVSSGGDVVGTSTTEGVYVGAYTPINYRQAQEVEGKPISVFVSADLKKNLKTETGWVHNFLIGTSFRSSDNKGAGRLGSPETLNKVFASGGQGFRPYNFGQNVKAEYQFSLYAEDNIFKKIGHSTFNLNAGLRYDNQFGASVLQPRVNTYLIYKNFKFRGGFGIASKAPSINMIYTGARYYDQILADIRLPGYYNIGVVQTFVDYADNLGLKPSKSIRSEIGVDYKFPFGNVGLTAYYNNLYDGFTNEYFASKRQQANLKFTYDGTNTPTYEIVNYSNLYYLQNKIVNNLKSKDKGLELMMSLFKLPVKNISLDINGAYVETRNNSNTDKYFLPPSYKDGAVYGIYRPFESKYKQMNMGISLNYHLPKAGLVISLRSQHFFIDDKVIFNPKLLYAYINRDLEKVMLTQDEINDPKLFSSIKETGIDDNSEKLGKVFHNFNLKISKDFQNGFKFSFYANNFLDLKQVQGKTTEGKYTETLKSDLLKLSFGAKIEYQF
- the lpdA gene encoding dihydrolipoyl dehydrogenase, giving the protein MSQFDVTVIGSGPGGYVAAIRAAQLGFTVAIIEKYPTLGGTCLNVGCIPSKALLDSSEHFENAKHNFAGHGIIINEPQADIARMIERKNEVIKQNTDGISYLMNKNKITVFEGVGSFESATQIKVTKNDGSTETIDSKYTIIATGSKPTSLPFITLDKERVITSTEALNLKEIPKHLVVIGGGVIGLELGSVYLRLGAQVTVVEFMDKIIPGMDGALSKELTKVLKKQGMKFMLSTAVSAVERNGDTVKITAKDKKGEEVVVEGDYCLVSVGRKPFTEGLGLEKAGVELDERGRVKTNDHLQTNVANIYAIGDVIKGAMLAHKAEEEGVFVAETLAGQKPHVNYNLIPGVVYTWPEVAGVGKTEEQLKEEGVAYKVGSFPMRALGRSRASGDVDGLVKIIADEKTDEVLGMHIVGARAADLIAEGVIAMEFRASAEDIARSSHAHPTYAEAIKEAALDATAKRPIHM
- a CDS encoding glycosyltransferase yields the protein MKKISVIFILPDLETGGAERIVTTIANHLSRDRFEPKIMLLRKQGGYLNFLKDDVDIIDINTERIRHSLKPILREIYRRKPDIVFSGFGEVNAYLSLFIKLFPRTKFIARETNVVTQHVTRKEIKFFYNFYNNYQRIIAQSDDMRKDLIDNFNIKQGKIVKINNPVDFDFINAKLAVSTKPESFKYNYKNVVAIGNLSARKGFDNLLKVFSRLKNENIILHILGDGHDRDILHQMKDFLGLKQVIFHGRQENPYQFLKYADLFILSSRYEGFPNVLLEAGACGTYSLANNCPGGINEIIQDNTNGEIADIENHEDFSRKILQILHRDHDKDAIKNSIRSRFSKNIILDKYEQVLIDLMTK